One segment of Candidatus Zixiibacteriota bacterium DNA contains the following:
- the recF gene encoding DNA replication and repair protein RecF (All proteins in this family for which functions are known are DNA-binding proteins that assist the filamentation of RecA onto DNA for the initiation of recombination or recombinational repair.): MSGFRNFDSETVELSPGANLLFGPNGSGKSNLLEGIFYLCTAKSFRGATDDVLLRDKSEFFRLVGEGSLNDSPLKIEIAYKPREKKRIKINDVPETKLSTLYEYLKVVSFGPDDVELVYGPPTVRRRFLDISIAQLDRGYISLLWEYRKVLAQRNALLRELGEAYDSLGAVDGDELLGVWDERLIEFGLAIHRARARFIQRVSELAGDFHSKLVNTDSRFDIKYTASPRLEEQTEAAFKEKLASRRRRELVMKQSMYGPHRDDLQFLLSDVDCRSFASRGQVKTAVLAIKLAVFEHIKALCGETPILLLDEIYSDLDRNRLDSLSLLLPGLSQVLVTTSKLEEVRDLDAFENSLSIIEGRVNKHKSQM, from the coding sequence ATGTCCGGGTTCAGGAATTTTGACTCAGAGACAGTTGAGCTCTCTCCAGGTGCAAACCTCCTGTTTGGACCTAACGGCTCCGGGAAATCCAACCTTCTGGAAGGCATATTCTACCTCTGTACGGCGAAGTCATTTCGTGGTGCCACAGATGATGTTCTCCTGAGAGATAAATCGGAGTTCTTCAGGTTGGTGGGAGAAGGTTCTCTCAACGACAGTCCTCTGAAGATTGAAATCGCATATAAGCCGCGCGAGAAGAAACGTATCAAGATCAATGATGTGCCTGAGACCAAACTGTCGACCCTTTACGAATACCTGAAGGTAGTCTCGTTCGGACCTGATGATGTGGAGCTGGTGTACGGACCACCTACAGTCAGGAGGCGCTTCCTCGATATATCGATAGCCCAGCTTGATCGTGGATACATTTCGCTTCTGTGGGAATATCGAAAGGTTCTGGCTCAGAGAAATGCGTTGCTGCGAGAACTTGGAGAGGCCTACGATTCGCTCGGTGCGGTCGACGGAGACGAGTTGCTGGGTGTGTGGGATGAGAGGCTGATCGAGTTTGGTCTGGCGATCCATCGTGCGCGAGCACGGTTCATTCAAAGGGTCTCCGAGCTCGCGGGAGACTTCCACAGCAAGCTTGTAAACACAGACTCCAGGTTTGACATAAAGTACACTGCATCACCGCGTCTCGAAGAACAGACCGAGGCGGCATTCAAGGAGAAGCTGGCATCAAGACGTCGCAGGGAGCTCGTTATGAAACAGTCGATGTACGGTCCTCATCGCGATGATCTACAGTTCCTGCTGTCCGATGTCGACTGCAGGAGCTTTGCCTCACGAGGACAGGTTAAGACTGCGGTGTTGGCGATCAAACTCGCTGTCTTCGAACATATCAAGGCTCTTTGCGGCGAGACGCCGATTCTCCTCTTAGATGAGATCTACTCCGATCTGGATCGGAACCGTCTCGATTCCCTATCTTTGCTGCTTCCCGGCCTGTCTCAGGTGTTGGTTACCACTTCTAAGTTAGAGGAGGTGAGGGACTTAGATGCATTTGAGAATTCACTCAGCATTATCGAAGGACGTGTCAACAAACACAAGTCGCAAATGTAA
- a CDS encoding DUF721 domain-containing protein yields the protein MTKPVKIKDALGGLFKSLKIDKRVREAGAAHVWAEIVGDDIDRVTQVAGVENGLLKVIVRDSVWRQELVMMKWEIIRKLNERLGEKIITDIRFR from the coding sequence ATGACCAAGCCGGTCAAAATCAAGGACGCTTTAGGTGGTCTGTTCAAGTCTCTTAAGATCGATAAGCGTGTCAGAGAGGCTGGCGCCGCGCATGTCTGGGCTGAGATAGTTGGAGATGACATTGATCGGGTGACGCAAGTTGCAGGTGTTGAGAATGGATTATTGAAAGTCATTGTCAGGGACTCTGTCTGGCGACAGGAACTTGTGATGATGAAATGGGAAATAATCCGGAAACTGAATGAGCGACTCGGCGAAAAGATCATCACTGACATTCGATTTCGTTAG
- the dnaN gene encoding DNA polymerase III subunit beta: protein MKFQIASSKLLEYLQIVLGAVPGKTALPILGNVLMEAGDTGIMLAATDLEISISSIIEIKPEKKGSLTVPAKTFAEIIRELPETEVSISSENNRMEISTKSGQYKISGIAADEFPRIPEYASAKEIRIAGEEFVRMVRKTAFAVSADESRPALNGVLWQTSGEKMVMVATDGHRLAKISLENTKLRGIAEDLIIPPKALNAVVKLIGDQKKEIGVVFGEKNIMFRVGSTIISSKLFEGPYPNFDQVIPTDNDKRLILSKNDLAAAVRRVSILSNSLTHQVKFGLDRNKLLLSATNIDLGGEAKEELVCEYKHDKMELGYNATYVEEILRQMDSEEVVFELSSPVSAGVIYAADRTDDYLCLIMPLRLAD from the coding sequence ATTTGCAGATAGTACTCGGAGCGGTTCCCGGCAAGACAGCTCTGCCGATTCTTGGAAATGTGCTGATGGAAGCAGGAGACACCGGCATCATGCTCGCTGCAACAGATCTGGAAATCTCCATTTCGAGCATCATTGAAATAAAGCCGGAGAAGAAGGGTTCTCTCACGGTGCCGGCAAAAACGTTTGCAGAGATAATTCGTGAGTTGCCTGAAACAGAAGTTTCCATTTCGTCGGAAAATAACAGAATGGAAATTTCTACCAAGAGCGGTCAATACAAGATATCCGGAATAGCTGCCGATGAATTCCCGAGAATACCGGAGTATGCCTCTGCGAAAGAGATACGCATAGCGGGTGAAGAGTTTGTTCGGATGGTCAGAAAGACAGCGTTTGCTGTATCGGCAGATGAATCGCGACCTGCTCTCAATGGCGTGCTGTGGCAAACTTCCGGCGAGAAGATGGTTATGGTAGCCACAGATGGTCACAGACTCGCAAAAATCTCTCTTGAAAATACGAAGCTGCGCGGAATAGCCGAAGACTTGATCATCCCACCGAAAGCCCTGAACGCTGTTGTAAAACTGATCGGTGATCAGAAAAAAGAAATCGGTGTGGTGTTCGGCGAGAAGAATATCATGTTTAGGGTTGGCTCGACAATCATCTCCTCGAAGCTTTTCGAAGGACCGTATCCGAATTTTGATCAAGTGATTCCAACCGACAATGACAAGCGCTTAATCCTCTCCAAGAATGATCTGGCCGCTGCGGTCAGACGTGTTTCCATTCTTTCGAATTCACTGACTCACCAGGTGAAATTCGGGCTTGATCGCAATAAGCTGCTCCTGTCGGCGACAAATATCGATCTCGGCGGTGAAGCGAAAGAAGAGCTTGTATGCGAGTACAAGCATGACAAGATGGAGCTTGGATATAACGCCACTTATGTCGAAGAGATCCTCCGGCAGATGGACAGCGAGGAAGTTGTGTTCGAACTGTCATCGCCTGTGTCGGCGGGAGTCATTTATGCCGCAGATCGTACCGATGACTATCTCTGTCTAATTATGCCGCTTCGTCTGGCGGATTGA